From the Brassica napus cultivar Da-Ae unplaced genomic scaffold, Da-Ae ScsIHWf_2047;HRSCAF=2697, whole genome shotgun sequence genome, the window ACTGTTTCCATTTTAGTGAGTGGTTAGCgtatacttgtttttttttttttgaaaaaaagcgTATACTTGACTTGTTTTACCTATTGCAGCTAAAGGTTACGGCCGATTATTATTGTCAAGATAGTCATCTTCGCTGATAtgttcattttgtttttctatttaataACTTGAATCACAGTGGTAACATATATAGCGTTAACAATCAGTACAAATTTAGATATCATTCATTAGGTTAGTATATGTTTATCGATGCATGAAACAATAGAGAAAACGATCCGTGTTACAAAAATTACAAATCAGTCTCATCCATGTCATAGATGACAATGACAAGACAGTCACATAAGATaagaaactttttttgtcttctcattcaaatattatttactatacagaaaaaaaattaagaactagCAGAAACTAACTGTGTGGCGTTTTACAGCTTAATAAACGCTGAGAAGTTCAGGTTACAAGGCGCAATTTAGCACCCCGACGGCGTGCAATCTATCCATCATTCATTCATTCGTATCTGAGTAGAGGGAAACGAAACGATAaatcaatttctagcaagtcaaTTCCTATCTGTCAATCTTCTTCGCATTTAGAGCGAGAAAATGAgacttttagagagagagagagaaaaagtagGCAAGAAAGACGGTCACTGACTGAATAAAAGATCACTCACTCTCACACCCTTTCAAGAGATCTCATCGCCCGATCTTTCCTTCCTTCCCCGCCGGTAAAGTTTCTAGCTTTGCTTCTTCTCTCGTGTCTCTTCGTTTCTCAATTTGAGAGTTTACTGCaaagtttccttatttattCCAATACAGAGTTGCTGATTAAAagtattcatcaataaagttttggttttaattttgaGATCCTAACATTGTCCGAAGAATCTAGCTACTCATTTCAGTTTCCTTACTTGTGTATCTATTGCTGCTTCAGCCCAAAAAGGaaagtttgtttctttctctATAATTCAGCTGCTATTCAATTCTGCAGGTAGTTCTTAACTTGCTTTGATAGAAAATGGGTGCTTCAGGGAGATGGATTAAAGCACTTGTTGGTTTCACCAAGTCTGATAAGTCAAAGTCTAAAAAGAAGGATGATAATGTAAGCACACACTATGTTATTTCTTTACAAGAGAATCTCTTTATCTAAATGCCAAATGTTGTATACTTTcttcacctttttttttgtattttcattaTATGTTTGTTCAATTGGCGAAGGTGAAGACTGCAACCAAGAGCCGGTTTGGGAGAAACCATTCTGTTGATTTTGATGCTGAAAAGTTTCAACTTGGATTTGAAGATTCCAATACGCATAGCAGCATGTTAGATAATGGGGTCTCCACTTCAACTTCTTATGGTGCTGCTAATGAAGAACAAAGGAAGGAGCACATGGCTGCAACTCGGATTCAAACAGCTTTTCGAGGGTTTCTGGTatcatcatcactttcttcgccctgtcaacttttttttaatatttgtctcaAGCGTTACTGAGAGAAAGATGATACCTTTTTCTCAGGCTAGAAGGGCTTTACGAGCATTGAAGGGATTGGTTAGACTTCAGGCCCTTGTTAGAGGACACGCGGTGAGAAAGCAAGCTGCTGTAACGCTTCGATGCATGCAAGCGTTAGTAAGAGTCCAGGCTCGTGTACGCGCAAGACGTGTTCGTCTCGCCTTGGAAAGTGAAACGGGTCCGCAGATGCTTCAGCAGCAGCTTGCAGATGAAGCCAGGGTTCGAGAAATAGAGGTGTGATGATCACTTGTCTCAGTTATTTAACTTTTGCAAAGAGAATTATAGTTATGTTGACTATTTGTTCTCATTTCTCAGGAAGGTTGGTGCGATAGCATTGGTTCTGTTGAACAAATCCAAGCCAAGATACTAAAGAGGCAGGAAGCTGCAGCTAAGCGTGAGAGGGCTATGGCATATGCTTTGACTCACCAGGTTACTCACAACAACCTCTATGCTTGTTAAGAAGTAACTGTTTGAATTTTCGCACTTTGTACTAATCAAAACATTCCTTATAACTCTTATCTGATTGTCATGGGTTCTCTTCTATAGGATCAATCTTTAACCAAACACTATGATAGCAAACTGAAGCTGTATACTCTTAAATCTTACATATAAAATTTGGTATGTTGTAGTGGCAAGCAGGAACTCGGCAGTTATCTGCGCACAGTGGTTTTCAGCCTGACAAAAACAACTGGGGATGGAACTGGCTAGAAAGATGGATGGCTGTTCGTCCATGGGAGAATCGGTTTCTTGACTGTAACCTCAGGGACGATGCCATATTAGGTGAAAACAATATGGAGCAAACTGAGAGTGTTGTGCATAAAACTCAGATGAAAATTGCAAGCAAGATTCCAAACACTTCAAATCTTGCGTCCGGTGTTTCGAGTCAGAAGGTAACCGGGCCATCTCTGTCGGATGGTAATTCCACTTCACCTGGAATATCTTCAAGCATGCCAGTGCCAGTGGTGTCCAAGGATAGGTCAAAGCTCGCTAAAGACGATCTTGCTGTAGAAGTTGTTAACTCAAGACCTGGTGCTGGTCCAAGATCACACAGCAATCCAAAAGAAAGATCAAGAGCGCCAGATAGAGCTTCTAAGGAACGATTATCTCTGCCAAACAGTGGTCAGATCTCTTTCTGTATCCCCTaagtttcctctttttttttttccctttttgaTGGTTGAGTGAATAGTCTTATCAACATGGGGATAGTGATAAGAAAATCAGCTTTGCATTACTCATAAGAATACAGACCACAACTTATATGTGTATACCTAAGAAGCAATACATTTGATCTTTGAAACATTTAGGCTGTCTTttgacctttttttttcctttttaaggCTAAATTGTGAACATTGGTTCTTGAGCAGGAAAATCCTTAGGATCTCAGTCAGCTAAAGCCAAATCTTCCCAAAACCAGAAAAGACGCAACTCTGATCCAATAAAACAGAGGCTTGCATAGCCCTGGCTAGAGTCTCTGAGAATCGTCAGTCCATCTATCACTCCCATCGTTCCTGTACATAAACACAGCTTCTGAAAAtggaaacaaaaagagaaaaagaggatATCATGTGAGAACACAATGGGTTACATTCAGAGACTTGCGTGGTGGTTAGAGATGTCAAATGGGCTGTCCATGTCCACTGGACATGTCCAAATGGACAAATCAGTTTATtggacattattttttttaagtccaAATTATACCAAGTTCAAATTGTCCAGACCAAATTGGACCATTCCAAATGGGCATTCCGCGGAGTCCAATTAAAAAATCAGTGTTAACatacaaaaattcatatttaatatattattatgtgtTGTAGAATTCAAAAGCATAGATACGATTTTGGCGAGAATCTCGATTTACGGTTTTGGAGGAAAATCTCGATTTACGGTTTGGCGGGAAATCTCGATTTATAGTTTTGGCGAGAAATcttgattttacggttttggcggaaaatctcgattttacggttttgacaGAAAAGTATATctacagttttggcggaaaatctcgattttacagttttggcgaaaaaatctCGATTTATggatttggcgggaaaactcgatttatggttttggcgaaaaaacttgaaaattcaattttacggttttggcggaaaaactagatttacagttttggcgggaaatttcgattttacggttttggcggaaaacgaGATTTTACGGGTTTAAcgtaaaaatgtgattttacggttttggcaagaaaacGTTATTCCACGGTTTTAACGGGAAAATATGATTtacggttttgacggaaaacatgatttttacTCAAATACATTAaccctaaatattttaaaattttgggccGTCCATGTCCATCTGGATTTGTCCATTTGGATATGGGTGTATTTTGGGCCTCGTCCATTTgcacaaaacaaaattatggtCAAATATGGGTATGTCCATATTGGTTTGGACATGGGCTACCCATGGACAGCATGCCCATTTGACATCCCTAGTGGTGGTACATTGATCAGAACTCAGAAGAGAACACCATCGTCTTGGCGTCTTTCTGCCTTCATTGTTGTTTGTTATTTTGTGTGTCAGACATCCTTTTTCTTTTGTCCATGATTCTTATATGGATTATTAGTACGTAGTGTTATTATTCAAGTAAAGTTGTTTGGGGTATATGAGTgagacagtttttttttgttgggagAACGAACCATGCTGCTCCTGGCCTTCCCAATGTGATATATATACAGTAGTGTGTTGTATTTGGTATAAGTTCCAATTATTCAGagtgataatatatattatcatcaTGATAAGGTATCACTTGGCTTGTCATCTTTTCGAAACAGGAAAGTGAATCATTAATTAAAGTGCAGGGAAGGAAATGTCAACAAGCGAAGAGATCACGAAAGCAAAAAAGCCCTAAACATTCCCTGTGAAAGTTTTCTAAGGAAGCAAATTCAAAAAATGCAACATAAAAGGATTTAATTGAATCgacatttatattaaagaaCATACATGTATACAAAACACATGACATATACAACCATAAGGATTTGATGCAGCTTTTCTGAATCTTGGAACcatactactactactactttaCCTCGAAGTTGCACAATGTGCAATATAGAAGAGCCTCTTCGTTGTTTCCCTGTTGTTCAGACCTCTCTTCCTTCTTTCCCTGTCGTCTTCGAGAACAAACATGCAATAGAAGATAGCTAGAGGCTTGTAGCAAGATTTGTAGGAACCTGAAACTCGTTAAATTTGCAAACATCCATGCATGTGTGCAATTTGGTATTCGGTTATATGGTTTTATCCTAAGATTCAAGTTGCTAAACCTCGTCTCTATCTCTTATTAGATTTGGAAGTAGATACAGCTTGAAAAAGCATTTATAAACATGACACCGGAGAGTAAAGGCGGATCAAAATGTATTTCCCAAATGCTTCCTCCGACAAAAGTTGCACAGAAAGCATAGTCAgcgaccaccaccaccaacatGCAAAACACTGTATTATTACTTTAGGACTAATTCTGATAAACAAATTAGCtatatgttttagttttagCCTAGTTtcgatttgtttttcataaaacTTAATTTAGTTCTCCGAAATAGcagattttgaaaattacacATACAATACACACATTTACAAACCTGTTAGAAATTTTCCACCACTATAAATTTTACACATTCACAGGCTTTTGTTAGTCTTGAACCTGAAAAGAATTGAAAACCTTTTGCTAGTGTCATATACAAGCTAAATACCACTATACTAGGTTATGATATCTAAAGTATACAAACTAAATAATAgatattattgtaaataaaaaacataagcTAAAATATTGAAACAAGTAGAATCTTTAATCGTTCGTGGACCAACCATATAAAAGCCTAACTCTAGAACTAGAAGACGCCTACTTTATAGACCATAGTATATATTCATTCATAATGCCATTAGTCACGCTTCATCTAAATTACCAAGTCAGTCTTGGCACGCGCAACGCGTGCGCAGTGGAGAAGATATGGAAcactcacacacacacacggatTTTTTTAAcggagagagacagagagaaaccCTAGacaccaaagaaaaaaagaaaaaaaaaaggaatcgtgcctcctcctcctcctcctcctcctccgcccaCTCGCCCCCTCAGATCGCGTGAACATCACAAACCATTTTCTCTCCtccttccctctctctctctctctctctctatcatcCATCCTCCCTTCCGCAGATCGAAACGCCAACTCGCACCGATTAGCGCGTGCCTCCTCATCGCGACGAGATTACAGCTTATTGCTCTCGATTTTCCTCTTCGTTCCAGGTGATTCCATCTCATCTTCGTTACAGTGAAAAAACCACCACggattctatatatatatatatatatagtgttcgATTTCATTGAGAATTTTCTGATTAATCTAGTAGTTGCAGGAAGTGATGGACATAGATCTTCGACTACATTCAGGCGACCTCTGCAAAGAAGGCGACGACGAAGAACACAGAGGACTTGACAACGAAGACATAGACATTAGCAAAATCGAGGATGACGTCACCGTTGAGCCACACACCGATAACAACGGCATCACTCTTCCAGAGCACaacacacaacaacaacaacaacaaggcGTGAATCTTGAACCGCTTAACGGCATGGAGTTCAACTCGCACGGCGAGGCGTACACCTTCTACCAAGAGTACTCTCGAACCATCGGCTTCAACACTGCGATACAGAACAGTCGCAGGTCGAAAACCACTAGAGAGTTTATCGACGCCAAGTTCGCTTGCTCTAGGTACGGTACTAAACGGGAGTACGACAAGTCTTTCAACAGGCCGAGAGCTAGACAGAGCAAACAGGATCATCCTGAGAACAACATGGCTGGTCGGAGGACGTGTGCGAAGACTGACTGTAAAGCGAGTATGCATGTTAAGAGGAAGCCTGATGGGAAGTGGGTGATTCACAGCTTTGTGAGGGATCATAACCACGAGCTTTTGCCTGCTCAAGCTGTGAGCGAGCAGACGCGGAAGATCTACGCTGCCATGGCTAAGCAGTTCGCTGAGTACAAGACTGTCATCAGCTTGAAGAGTGAGTCCAAATCTTCTTTTGAGAAAGGTCGGAGTTTGTCTGTGGAGACTGGGGATTTCAAGCTTCTCCTTGAGTTCTTGTCGCGGATGCAGATTCTGAACTCCAACTTCTTCTACGCGGTGGATCTTGGTGATGATCAGCGTGTGAAGAATGTGTTTTGGGTGGATGCCAAGAGCAGGGTTAACTATGGCAGTTTTTGTGATGTTGTTTCTCTTGATACTACCTACGTGAGAAACAAGTACAAGATGCCACTTGCTATTTTTGTTGGTGTGAACCAGCATTACCAGTACATGGTCCTTGGGTGTGCTTTACTATCTGACGAGAGCGCAGCTACATTCTCTTGGCTAATGGAGACTTGGCTGAGAGCGATGGGTGGACAAGCTCCAAAGGTTTTGATCACTGAGCAAGATCCTGTGTTGAACTCCATTGTCCCTGAGGTCTTCCCTAATACACAGCATTGCCTTTTTCTTTGGCATGTGTTGATTAAGGTCTCTGAGAATCTTGGTCAAGTCGCTAAGCAACATGAGAATTTTACAGCGAAGTTTGAGAAGTGCATCTATAAATCATGGAAGGAGGAAGACTTTGCGAGGAGATGGTGGAAGATTCTTGCTAGATTCGGTCTCAAAGACGATCAATGGATGCAGTCTTTATATGAAGACCGAAGGAAATGGGCACCGACCTACATGACCGATGTTCTTTTGGCAGGGATGTCTACGTCTCTGAGAGCTGACAGTGTTAATGCTTTCTTCGACAAGTACTTGCACAAGAAGACGAGCGTACAGGAGTTTGTGAAACTGTATGATACGATTTTGCAAGATAGatttgaagaagaagccaaagcTGATTCGGAAACATGGAACAAGCCACCAACAATGAAGTCCCCATCGCCATTTGAGAAGAGTGTTTCCGACGTCTATACTCCTGCTGTATTCAAAAAGTTCCAGATCGAAGTTTTGGGTGCAATCGCGTGTAGTCCCAGGGAGGAGAACCGAGATGCAACGTGCTCTACTTTTAGAGTTCAGGATTTTGAAAACAATCAGGACTTCGTGGTTACATGGAGCCAAGCAAAGGCTGAAGTCTCTTGCATGTGTCGGTTATTTGAGTATAAAGGCTATCTCTGCAGACACACGCTTAACGTTCTCCAGTGTTGTCATCTTTCTTCCATCCCCTCTCAGTACATATTGAAACGGTGGACCAAAGATGCAAGAAGCCAGCATTTTCCAGGAGAACCTCAGCAGTTGCAGACGAGGCTCCAGAGGTATAATGATTTGTGCCAGAGAGCTTTAAAGCTGAGTGAAGAGGCATCCATCTCTCAAGAGAGTTACAATATTGCCTTCCTTGCTATTGAAGAAGCTTTGGGAAACTGTGCTGGTGTTAATACTTCCggcagaagtcttccagatgtGGTCGCTTCGCCAACACAAGGTCTGATATCCGTCGAGGAGGATAATCAGAGCAGAAGTGCAGTCAAGACGACGAGCAAGAAAAAGAATCCAactaagaaaagaaaagtaaacTTCTTGTTCATGATCTCTCTGTACATGCACAACTTAAGGTTTTTCTTAGCTTTGCGCTTTTATGAATTGCAAGTCTTATGATCCTCCTGACTATGGATTGCAGGTGAACTCAGAGCAGGAGGTAATTCCAGTTACAGCGCCAGAAAGCTTGCAACAGATGGTCTGTCTTTGTTAACATGTAGTAGCAAGACTCTGTTAAACTAGAGAGAGTCCCCTAAGTATATGATATCTGAATTTTGTAATTTGCAGGATAAGTTAAGTCCAAGGACAGTTGGCTTAGAAAGTTATTATGGAACACAGCAAAGCGTGCAAAATCTGGTAACTAAGCACAAATTACTTGTTATTATTCTCTTATAGACTGAGATTTTTGTTTGTAATGTGGTCTGATTATATGTGTGTTTACAGGTCCAGCTGAACTTAATGGCGCCAAATCGCGATAACTTTTATGGGAATCAACAAACAATCCAAGGATTGGTATGAAAACAAAATCGCGATAACTAAGCTTCTGTTGTTTTTTTCTATCATTAACTttggataaaaacaaaaaaatccccGGCTGGTTTTTTGTAGCGACAGTTGAACTCAATAGCACCAAGCTACGACAGTTACTACACTGCTCAGCAAGGCATCCATGGACAGGTACCTTACCTTATTCTCAGAGCTTTTACTCGACTGCAAAACCtattaaaaaaatgatcacTCTTTACTTTTGTTCTTTCTAGGGAGTAGATTTCTTCCGTCCTCCCAACTTTACTTACGATATCCGGGTAAATTTTCAGTTCTAGTAACATATTTGCATCTCTAGTGGTGAATTTTTGTTCATGAAAACAAATGTTTATTACTGTACAGGATGATCCTAATGTGAGGACGACACAGTTGCATGAGGACGCGTCTAGACACACTTAAACCAGGCTAAAACCTAACCATGGTTCAAATCTTAAAGAGAGTCCGTCCCTCTGTAGACAAAAAGCCAACAAGCACTTGGAAGATGAAGCTCATATCTCGATCTGGTTTTGGAAACAGAACAAGGAGCACTTCTTGTTTTATCGGCTCAAGTGTTTAAATAGGATATGTTGTATTGTTTCGGTTATAAAGATACCGCTTCTGTTAATATTTGGTCAGTGTGTGTATTATTAGTTCTTGATGATCCCCAAAAAGCTTTTGATCATTGATTGTTCGAATTTAGAGGAGGGGGAAACATTTGTTTAGAGgatatttatctatttataaactcttgttaATTCTTTTCatcaagtttcttatatttgcATCAGATTATTCCCTGATCTTAAGCCACAGTATGATCTGTTGTTTTGCTCTTCCATCCTCGTACAATATCTAAGACAATCCTCAGCCTATTtctattctttttatatttttcttctagaataaaataaaactaggtgttttgtccgCGATGCGagcttaaacattttcataatttttgaaaagttctttgtacaatatattcattatactaaaataaatcttaaaataatttaatattatatttttaattatataatttaaaaaatatatttgattaatatttaattatatcatttatgttttaactttttactaaaatactttttcagataacaatacaatatatatattatttttttttaattatatttttggattttggataattcaatattctattttaattatataattaagaattttatttgattagtatttagttatataattcatgtttttaactttttatatataattcatgtttttaactttttactaaaagactttttcagataataatacaatatatacagaaattatctctttttaaaattatattttcagattttggataattcttactattattaattttaatcaattatctaatcaaataaattaaaatttcatttttattttttcatttagttatacattttattcattaagggtataaacgattaatcaatatttagttatataattcatgtttttaacttttttactgaaagactttttcagataacaatacaatatatacataaattatctttgtttaaattatattttcagattttgtataatttttactattattaattttaatcaattatctaatcaaataaattaaatttttgtttttatttttttaatagatttacacattttattcattaagggtataaacgatattaaccattctaacttttaacgtgagagcttgATTCtaacttcgcaaataatagtataaattattaTAGAGGTAGATTTACTCTAATGTATGcttctaaaatagaatttttatttatatttttcaaaacaaaatataaaaaaatattattttcatctaTATAAAACTActattgttttgtattttactctataaatagagaaattcTATTATAACGTTATACATTCAAAGGATCATCACCTTAGAAGAGATGATGAGAAAATGGTTTAAGCTCGAGCATCACATTCTTTTATTCATTTTCGTAGAGTTGACATACATAGCATCTGTAAATGGTTTCAagtttgatcaataaatttgatattcaattaaaaaaaaattatacattcgAATAAAGTCatctttataatagagttttttattttatgagaaaatataaaaatatataccggTGTTGCTCTTATAACGTGCTCATATGAGCAGTGTGATGAGTGTTTTGCCCAGAAAGTCTAACAGataatatttgattttggtAAGTTGTCAGATTACTGGTTgccacaaaaaatatttaaaaactaaaaacctcGTTGTAACATAGTGTTTAAAACTATCaatttagttaaaaatagaaaaacatacattccaaaaacgaaaaaaatgaaaatataaatttaattcacATATTAGATTTAGTAATCATTACACATAGTAAATTCTGTGGTTTTCTAAACTTATTTAATGAACAACACTCCTAAACAAATAATGATTCATATTAGTCCCCATAAAGTATATATTAAATGTGTGAATTGATGCAAAGTTCTAACAAAAGAGAACGATGATTTAGTTCCCCATATTACATATCACACGTCaggatttggttttgtttgaaaatTCTGACTAGTTTCATGTCTGATCTTTGGTCGTAACTTGTTTTACATTCATTCTAAGTCACCTTACCCCGTCAATTAATTTATGCCCACTCATTCCTTAATCAACTgcgtaaattaaataatatgtaCACCTATGGTCCTATCAATTATCAAAAGACTAGTGTCTTAAGTATCACTAGATTTTcacccgtgcaaccgcacggatgtttgttttcacttttctatacataaattattgttttagaacataagtggtatatatttttaatgttaatcatatacttaaatatttatataactatttcaaatacgataattttataatttacatgttataattaattaattgtttaaaccttatgtatttgtcacttcttattatatatttatcttattgtatttgcatttagttattaagcaaattaatatattcatgagaaaatatatttaaaaaatattttgtatttaatttatgctaaattctgacccgtatttcaaaactggatttctttttaccaatatttttatgcttattcattttagataatttattattgtatatataaaagtgtaaaatatgttaatttttagacaagtattatatagtttgttaattttaagtcgttctatcattatattatattttaaataaatagtttatatttatgaaaacaaaatttataaatttatcaattgaatataattttatcatatttagtttagtataatacttatattttaacatgatcatgactataaaagtagataaaataggatataatttatttattttcatttctaaacaataacttaaaatacattaagttattgtttaaatattacacagatttattagaatttttaaaatataatataaaatatattatatttaaaatgaaaatatattatgattaaagtagttacaaagattttttattattaactttaaagaaatacatgttaatttttatacatgtattatatagtttgataatattaatccatcttaccaacatattagattttatttttgaacataaatattttataattacgaaaataaaatatataaatatataaatttaatacaattttattatatttagctcaatataataattttaatttaatatgattgattatgattatataataactaaaatattatagatttttttatttttcattttatataactgaatatattaatgtataataatat encodes:
- the LOC125574817 gene encoding protein IQ-DOMAIN 5-like isoform X1; this translates as MGASGRWIKALVGFTKSDKSKSKKKDDNVKTATKSRFGRNHSVDFDAEKFQLGFEDSNTHSSMLDNGVSTSTSYGAANEEQRKEHMAATRIQTAFRGFLARRALRALKGLVRLQALVRGHAVRKQAAVTLRCMQALVRVQARVRARRVRLALESETGPQMLQQQLADEARVREIEEGWCDSIGSVEQIQAKILKRQEAAAKRERAMAYALTHQWQAGTRQLSAHSGFQPDKNNWGWNWLERWMAVRPWENRFLDCNLRDDAILGENNMEQTESVVHKTQMKIASKIPNTSNLASGVSSQKVTGPSLSDGNSTSPGISSSMPVPVVSKDRSKLAKDDLAVEVVNSRPGAGPRSHSNPKERSRAPDRASKERLSLPNSGKSLGSQSAKAKSSQNQKRRNSDPIKQRLA
- the LOC125574817 gene encoding protein IQ-DOMAIN 5-like isoform X2; the protein is MGASGRWIKALVGFTKSDKSKSKKKDDNTATKSRFGRNHSVDFDAEKFQLGFEDSNTHSSMLDNGVSTSTSYGAANEEQRKEHMAATRIQTAFRGFLARRALRALKGLVRLQALVRGHAVRKQAAVTLRCMQALVRVQARVRARRVRLALESETGPQMLQQQLADEARVREIEEGWCDSIGSVEQIQAKILKRQEAAAKRERAMAYALTHQWQAGTRQLSAHSGFQPDKNNWGWNWLERWMAVRPWENRFLDCNLRDDAILGENNMEQTESVVHKTQMKIASKIPNTSNLASGVSSQKVTGPSLSDGNSTSPGISSSMPVPVVSKDRSKLAKDDLAVEVVNSRPGAGPRSHSNPKERSRAPDRASKERLSLPNSGKSLGSQSAKAKSSQNQKRRNSDPIKQRLA
- the LOC106394085 gene encoding protein FAR-RED ELONGATED HYPOCOTYL 3 isoform X1 — protein: MDIDLRLHSGDLCKEGDDEEHRGLDNEDIDISKIEDDVTVEPHTDNNGITLPEHNTQQQQQQGVNLEPLNGMEFNSHGEAYTFYQEYSRTIGFNTAIQNSRRSKTTREFIDAKFACSRYGTKREYDKSFNRPRARQSKQDHPENNMAGRRTCAKTDCKASMHVKRKPDGKWVIHSFVRDHNHELLPAQAVSEQTRKIYAAMAKQFAEYKTVISLKSESKSSFEKGRSLSVETGDFKLLLEFLSRMQILNSNFFYAVDLGDDQRVKNVFWVDAKSRVNYGSFCDVVSLDTTYVRNKYKMPLAIFVGVNQHYQYMVLGCALLSDESAATFSWLMETWLRAMGGQAPKVLITEQDPVLNSIVPEVFPNTQHCLFLWHVLIKVSENLGQVAKQHENFTAKFEKCIYKSWKEEDFARRWWKILARFGLKDDQWMQSLYEDRRKWAPTYMTDVLLAGMSTSLRADSVNAFFDKYLHKKTSVQEFVKLYDTILQDRFEEEAKADSETWNKPPTMKSPSPFEKSVSDVYTPAVFKKFQIEVLGAIACSPREENRDATCSTFRVQDFENNQDFVVTWSQAKAEVSCMCRLFEYKGYLCRHTLNVLQCCHLSSIPSQYILKRWTKDARSQHFPGEPQQLQTRLQRYNDLCQRALKLSEEASISQESYNIAFLAIEEALGNCAGVNTSGRSLPDVVASPTQGLISVEEDNQSRSAVKTTSKKKNPTKKRKVNSEQEVIPVTAPESLQQMDKLSPRTVGLESYYGTQQSVQNLVQLNLMAPNRDNFYGNQQTIQGLRQLNSIAPSYDSYYTAQQGIHGQGVDFFRPPNFTYDIRDDPNVRTTQLHEDASRHT
- the LOC106394085 gene encoding protein FAR-RED ELONGATED HYPOCOTYL 3 isoform X2, whose product is MDIDLRLHSGDLCKEGDDEEHRGLDNEDIDISKIEDDVTVEPHTDNNGITLPEHNTQQQQQQGVNLEPLNGMEFNSHGEAYTFYQEYSRTIGFNTAIQNSRRSKTTREFIDAKFACSRYGTKREYDKSFNRPRARQSKQDHPENNMAGRRTCAKTDCKASMHVKRKPDGKWVIHSFVRDHNHELLPAQAVSEQTRKIYAAMAKQFAEYKTVISLKSESKSSFEKGRSLSVETGDFKLLLEFLSRMQILNSNFFYAVDLGDDQRVKNVFWVDAKSRVNYGSFCDVVSLDTTYVRNKYKMPLAIFVGVNQHYQYMVLGCALLSDESAATFSWLMETWLRAMGGQAPKVLITEQDPVLNSIVPEVFPNTQHCLFLWHVLIKVSENLGQVAKQHENFTAKFEKCIYKSWKEEDFARRWWKILARFGLKDDQWMQSLYEDRRKWAPTYMTDVLLAGMSTSLRADSVNAFFDKYLHKKTSVQEFVKLYDTILQDRFEEEAKADSETWNKPPTMKSPSPFEKSVSDVYTPAVFKKFQIEVLGAIACSPREENRDATCSTFRVQDFENNQDFVVTWSQAKAEVSCMCRLFEYKGYLCRHTLNVLQCCHLSSIPSQYILKRWTKDARSQHFPGEPQQLQTRLQRYNDLCQRALKLSEEASISQESYNIAFLAIEEALGNCAGVNTSGRSLPDVVASPTQGLISVEEDNQSRSAVKTTSKKKNPTKKRKVNSEQEVIPVTAPESLQQMDKLSPRTVGLESYYGTQQSVQNLVQLNLMAPNRDNFYGNQQTIQGLLNSIAPSYDSYYTAQQGIHGQGVDFFRPPNFTYDIRDDPNVRTTQLHEDASRHT